One Fontisphaera persica DNA window includes the following coding sequences:
- a CDS encoding sugar phosphate isomerase/epimerase family protein, translating into MKLGIGSYTYPYSVAGSAGGGRRLTALGVVERARRLGVRVVQFCDNLPLTGLSEAELAQFETAVREAGLAVELGTRGLGDAEGLRRHLELAVRLGTPFVRLVVDGGGYEPSPGECVARLREWLPEFRAAGVKLALENHDRFTCRMLEQIIQQTDPEWVGICLDTVNSFGALEGPEVVVSRLARYTLNLHLKDFVIRRVPNQLGFVVRGCPVGEGRLDVPWVLGQLREAGRDVNAIIELWTSLEEAAADAWTVEEAWAEASVRYARQWIEQ; encoded by the coding sequence ATGAAACTGGGCATCGGTTCATACACGTATCCGTATTCCGTGGCCGGCAGCGCGGGAGGGGGGCGGCGGTTGACGGCGCTGGGGGTGGTGGAGCGGGCGCGGCGGTTGGGGGTGAGGGTGGTTCAATTCTGTGACAACCTGCCGTTGACGGGGTTGAGCGAAGCGGAGCTGGCGCAGTTTGAAACGGCGGTGCGTGAGGCGGGGTTGGCAGTGGAGTTGGGCACGCGCGGGCTGGGGGATGCGGAGGGTTTGCGGCGGCATCTGGAGCTGGCGGTGCGGCTGGGGACGCCCTTTGTGCGACTGGTGGTGGATGGCGGGGGGTATGAGCCTTCGCCGGGGGAGTGTGTGGCACGGTTGCGGGAGTGGCTGCCGGAATTCAGGGCGGCGGGGGTGAAGCTGGCCCTGGAGAATCATGACCGGTTCACGTGCCGGATGCTGGAGCAGATCATTCAGCAAACGGATCCGGAGTGGGTGGGGATTTGTCTGGACACGGTCAATTCCTTTGGGGCGCTGGAGGGGCCGGAGGTGGTGGTGAGCCGGCTGGCGCGCTATACGTTGAATTTGCATCTGAAGGATTTTGTGATTCGGCGCGTGCCCAATCAGTTGGGCTTTGTGGTGCGGGGTTGTCCGGTGGGGGAGGGGCGTCTGGATGTGCCGTGGGTGTTGGGGCAGTTGCGGGAGGCGGGGCGGGATGTCAACGCGATTATTGAATTGTGGACGAGCCTGGAAGAGGCGGCGGCGGACGCCTGGACGGTGGAGGAGGCATGGGCGGAAGCGAGCGTGCGATATGCGCGGCAATGGATTGAACAATGA
- a CDS encoding sugar ABC transporter substrate-binding protein — MMLWICAALAGLWVAGGGCQKSDSNQAGGQPGMTIGVSFETLQTEFWVAALGAFKAECGRRNIKMIQAIADGDANRQIEQVRNFITRKVDGIVMVPKDAKACLPIIKAANAANIPMVLFNRPPEKSEARSVAVVADNFELTRETVRWMIGEARKTGRKHKAMVLIGDLGDINAIGRRDGFDAAVKEAPEVIEVVARIPTEWSQEKAQAGVVNAFQANPDISFIFTSSDSLLPSIVSALKATGRYKKAGEPGHVILGGFDGDATAYQMLVEGYLDATGVQDVYFEVKACLQAIEDLRGGKVVPEVIKDPGFVIHQGNLKEMAPRMWGANVKR, encoded by the coding sequence ATGATGCTTTGGATTTGCGCCGCGCTGGCGGGGTTGTGGGTGGCGGGCGGTGGCTGCCAGAAATCCGACTCAAATCAAGCCGGGGGCCAGCCGGGGATGACGATTGGAGTTTCTTTTGAGACGTTGCAGACGGAGTTTTGGGTGGCGGCGCTGGGTGCGTTCAAGGCGGAATGCGGGCGGCGCAACATCAAGATGATTCAAGCGATAGCGGACGGGGATGCCAACCGGCAAATTGAGCAGGTGCGCAACTTCATCACGCGGAAGGTGGACGGAATTGTGATGGTGCCCAAGGATGCGAAGGCGTGTTTGCCAATCATCAAGGCGGCCAACGCGGCCAACATCCCGATGGTGTTGTTCAATCGCCCGCCGGAGAAGAGTGAGGCGCGTTCGGTGGCGGTGGTGGCGGACAACTTTGAACTGACGCGGGAGACGGTGCGGTGGATGATTGGGGAGGCGCGGAAAACGGGGCGGAAACACAAGGCGATGGTGCTTATTGGGGATTTGGGGGACATAAATGCGATTGGGAGGCGTGATGGTTTCGACGCTGCGGTGAAGGAGGCGCCGGAGGTGATTGAGGTGGTGGCGCGGATACCGACGGAGTGGAGCCAGGAAAAAGCGCAAGCGGGGGTGGTGAACGCGTTTCAGGCGAATCCTGACATCAGCTTCATCTTCACGTCGTCGGATTCTTTGCTGCCGAGCATCGTGTCGGCGTTGAAGGCGACGGGGCGGTACAAGAAGGCGGGGGAACCGGGGCATGTGATACTGGGCGGATTTGACGGGGATGCGACGGCGTACCAGATGCTGGTGGAGGGGTATTTGGATGCGACCGGGGTGCAGGATGTGTATTTCGAGGTGAAGGCGTGTTTGCAGGCGATAGAGGATTTGCGAGGGGGGAAGGTGGTGCCGGAGGTCATCAAGGACCCTGGTTTTGTGATTCATCAAGGCAATCTCAAGGAGATGGCGCCGCGGATGTGGGGCGCGAACGTCAAGCGATAG
- a CDS encoding ABC transporter permease, which produces MAWWRRLVESEHLVLGLAVVCFGVMAPFTPGLTSGENLANLALTLLPLYMVAMGQTAVMITGGIDLSVTSIMAVASVLGAAVMSGEQGWLAGHPLAVPVGVLAMVGVGAVMGGLNGAAVVGLRMPPFIVTLTSMIFFSGLAVWVTNSQNIGALPAAFNAIGGRAWLALLVAVPLAVAMHLVLQRTVWGRWLFATGQNARAAKISGVPVGGVVVSAYVVSGLLAGVGAMMYTGQAESGSPVLGQRLLLDIVGATVLGGTSLFGGRGSVVWTLYGVLFFKLLDNGLNLMGLSHYNIMLIKGAVILVAATADAWRRRSTS; this is translated from the coding sequence ATGGCGTGGTGGCGGCGGCTGGTGGAATCCGAGCACCTGGTTTTGGGGCTGGCGGTGGTGTGTTTTGGGGTGATGGCGCCCTTCACGCCGGGATTAACCAGCGGGGAGAATCTGGCCAATCTGGCGCTGACATTGCTGCCGCTTTACATGGTGGCGATGGGGCAAACGGCGGTGATGATTACCGGGGGGATTGATTTGTCCGTCACTTCCATCATGGCGGTGGCGAGCGTTTTGGGGGCGGCGGTGATGAGCGGGGAGCAGGGGTGGCTGGCGGGGCATCCGCTGGCGGTGCCGGTGGGGGTGCTGGCGATGGTGGGGGTGGGTGCGGTGATGGGAGGATTGAATGGGGCGGCGGTGGTGGGGTTGCGGATGCCGCCGTTCATCGTGACGTTGACGAGCATGATTTTTTTCAGCGGACTGGCGGTGTGGGTTACCAATTCACAAAACATCGGGGCGCTGCCAGCGGCGTTTAACGCGATTGGGGGGCGGGCGTGGCTGGCGTTGCTGGTGGCCGTGCCGCTGGCGGTGGCGATGCATCTGGTGTTGCAGCGGACGGTCTGGGGGCGATGGTTGTTTGCAACGGGCCAGAACGCGCGGGCGGCCAAGATTTCGGGGGTGCCGGTGGGTGGGGTGGTGGTGAGCGCGTATGTGGTGAGCGGGTTGCTGGCGGGGGTGGGGGCAATGATGTACACGGGGCAGGCGGAGAGCGGGTCGCCGGTGTTGGGGCAGCGGTTGTTGCTGGACATTGTGGGGGCGACGGTGTTGGGGGGGACCAGTTTGTTTGGGGGGCGTGGCAGCGTGGTATGGACGTTGTATGGGGTGCTGTTTTTCAAGTTGCTGGACAACGGGCTGAATTTGATGGGGCTGTCGCACTACAACATCATGCTCATCAAGGGGGCGGTCATTTTGGTGGCGGCCACGGCGGATGCGTGGCGGCGCCGGTCAACATCATGA
- a CDS encoding sugar ABC transporter ATP-binding protein yields the protein MITLEGIQKSFGTARVLRGVSFAVPAGQTVGLVGENGAGKSTLMNIIGGNLRPDSGRMLLGGRPYAPRDAMDAARAGIAFIHQELNLFANLTVAENLFLTSFPRWGRWPLIQRGVMRQQAGALLRQVGLEVSPDTLVERLTPGERQLVEVARALGQEARLIIFDEPTTSLSAREAENLFRLMGELRERGISMIFISHALEDVLRMCDAVVVLRDGEVVAAGPRGEFDREVMIRHMVGRQLQQLFPERRPGGDGGGGVPVLEVKGLSQPGMVHGIDFALHRGEVLGLAGLMGAGRTELARILFGLDPFAEGEILVGGRRLGRPSPRQCLKEGLAFLTENRREEGLCLEASVLENVGLVVLSRHARWGWLNQRALREAAAALCAAVRLSSAAPLEAAVNTLSGGNQQKVVLAKWLLSRPEVLILDEPTRGIDVGAKQEIYQLIARLAEEGTGVLLISSELEELLGLCDRVLVMARGEIRDELRREEFDRERIMAAALALEQGGRKR from the coding sequence ATGATTACACTGGAAGGCATACAAAAAAGTTTTGGGACGGCCCGTGTGCTGCGGGGGGTAAGTTTTGCCGTGCCGGCGGGCCAGACGGTGGGGTTGGTGGGGGAGAACGGAGCGGGGAAGTCCACCTTGATGAACATTATTGGTGGCAACCTGCGGCCGGACAGCGGGCGGATGCTGCTGGGGGGACGGCCTTACGCGCCGCGGGATGCGATGGACGCGGCGCGGGCGGGCATAGCGTTCATTCACCAGGAGCTGAATCTTTTTGCGAATTTGACGGTGGCGGAGAATTTGTTTTTGACATCTTTTCCGCGGTGGGGGAGATGGCCGTTGATTCAGCGGGGGGTGATGCGCCAGCAAGCAGGGGCCTTGTTGAGACAGGTGGGGCTGGAAGTATCACCGGACACGCTGGTGGAGCGGTTGACGCCGGGGGAGCGCCAACTGGTGGAAGTGGCGCGGGCGCTGGGGCAGGAGGCGCGGCTTATCATTTTTGACGAGCCGACCACATCGTTGAGCGCGCGGGAGGCGGAGAATTTGTTCCGCCTGATGGGAGAACTGCGCGAGCGGGGGATTTCGATGATATTCATTTCGCACGCGCTGGAGGATGTATTGCGGATGTGTGATGCGGTGGTGGTGCTGCGGGATGGGGAGGTGGTGGCGGCAGGGCCGCGGGGGGAGTTTGACCGGGAGGTCATGATTCGGCACATGGTGGGGCGCCAGTTGCAGCAACTATTTCCGGAGCGGCGGCCGGGGGGGGACGGCGGAGGGGGCGTGCCGGTGCTGGAGGTTAAAGGGCTGAGCCAGCCGGGGATGGTGCATGGGATTGATTTTGCCCTGCATCGTGGCGAGGTGCTGGGGCTGGCGGGGTTGATGGGGGCAGGCCGGACGGAGCTGGCGCGGATTTTGTTTGGGCTGGATCCGTTTGCGGAGGGGGAGATTTTGGTGGGGGGCCGGCGTTTGGGGCGTCCCAGTCCGCGGCAGTGTTTGAAGGAGGGGCTGGCATTTTTGACGGAGAACCGGCGCGAGGAGGGGTTATGCCTGGAGGCGAGCGTGCTGGAGAATGTGGGTTTGGTGGTGTTGTCGCGGCATGCGCGGTGGGGGTGGTTGAATCAGAGGGCATTGCGAGAGGCGGCGGCGGCGCTGTGCGCGGCGGTGCGGCTATCCTCGGCGGCGCCGCTGGAGGCAGCGGTGAATACGTTGAGCGGGGGCAACCAGCAGAAGGTGGTGCTGGCGAAGTGGCTGTTGAGCCGGCCGGAGGTGTTGATTTTGGACGAGCCGACGCGGGGCATTGATGTGGGGGCGAAGCAGGAGATTTATCAATTGATAGCCCGGCTGGCTGAGGAGGGGACGGGAGTGTTGCTGATTTCGTCGGAGCTGGAGGAGCTGCTGGGATTGTGTGACCGGGTGCTGGTGATGGCGCGGGGGGAAATTCGGGATGAATTGCGGCGGGAGGAGTTTGATCGGGAGCGGATTATGGCTGCGGCGCTGGCGTTGGAGCAAGGGGGGCGAAAGCGATGA
- a CDS encoding ABC transporter permease, producing MKGVLNGAPLILFVAVVAVFGAQSPKFLAADNFINILVQAAPTAIVAVGMTFVLLSAGVDLSVGAIMFVAAAVVGKLTVQFNSIWPALLVMTLTGILFGALNAALITWLRLIPFVVTLAMQFIGRGLALNVTETRSLSLPDYFLSLGTERWLGIPAPIWWLAAVVGLAQGVLTFTPFGRQLYAVGQDAEAARKAGVHPRRVIAAVYVISGFCAAVGGILALAQLGTISPKFGENKEFMAIAAAVLGGTSLFGGRGKVFPGTVMGAILIQTIENGLVMVNANPYLYPLITSAIIFVAVLVDSTRSRWLAQWSRRWIRREEEGAVS from the coding sequence GTGAAAGGAGTGTTGAATGGCGCGCCGCTGATATTGTTTGTGGCGGTGGTGGCGGTGTTTGGGGCGCAGTCGCCGAAATTTCTGGCGGCGGATAATTTCATCAACATTCTGGTGCAGGCGGCGCCGACGGCGATAGTGGCGGTGGGGATGACGTTTGTATTGTTGTCGGCGGGGGTGGATTTGTCCGTGGGGGCAATCATGTTTGTGGCGGCGGCGGTGGTAGGGAAGCTGACGGTGCAGTTTAACTCGATATGGCCGGCGTTGCTGGTGATGACGCTGACAGGGATATTGTTTGGGGCGTTAAATGCGGCGTTGATTACGTGGCTGCGACTGATTCCGTTTGTGGTGACGCTGGCCATGCAATTTATTGGGCGCGGTTTGGCATTGAATGTGACGGAGACGCGCTCGCTGAGTTTGCCGGATTACTTTTTGAGCCTGGGGACGGAGCGATGGCTGGGGATACCGGCGCCGATTTGGTGGCTGGCGGCGGTGGTGGGGCTGGCGCAGGGGGTGTTGACGTTCACGCCGTTTGGGCGGCAGTTGTATGCGGTGGGGCAGGATGCGGAAGCCGCGCGGAAAGCGGGGGTGCATCCGCGGCGCGTCATCGCGGCGGTGTACGTCATCAGCGGCTTTTGCGCGGCGGTGGGGGGAATACTGGCGCTGGCGCAACTGGGGACCATTTCGCCCAAGTTTGGGGAGAACAAGGAGTTTATGGCGATTGCAGCAGCGGTGCTGGGGGGGACGAGCCTGTTTGGGGGGCGGGGGAAGGTTTTTCCGGGGACCGTGATGGGGGCGATATTGATTCAGACGATTGAGAATGGGCTGGTGATGGTGAATGCCAATCCCTATTTGTATCCGCTGATTACGAGCGCGATTATTTTTGTGGCGGTGCTGGTGGACAGCACGCGGAGCCGGTGGCTGGCGCAGTGGAGCCGCCGCTGGATCAGGCGGGAGGAGGAAGGAGCGGTTTCATGA
- a CDS encoding PAS domain-containing protein — protein sequence MSANAASVHGRVFVAHRNAQTARQACQELKAAGYLSDWATTGQETLTALHISPADLLLLDPFLTSPASPEVVRQCKNCFPQAHGLLLITLEEQPLSREGAQGMEAGADGCLAGPLSGSAFLAQVHAFHRFHQQGEDWKKRAADSELQKQHLAQRMEASQHELAHLQTIHHQAEISLQQARAEELHNRSLARMLEGLLDAIPDVIGVLDSQRRVVRYNAAGYQFLGLTPDQAKGRPCYELLGRLKPCAVCATAESLRTRAPAQLEKYVPEMDCWLDVRSYPVLDDHGEILYVIEHLRDITHQKKAEQALQESEERLRLALATANEGLYDLNIATGETIVSPEYARMLGYEPKEFHETNAAWRERLHPDDRDLVYGVYLDYISGQRPDYRVEFRQRAKSGEWKWILSVGKIVQFDSQGRPLRMIGTHTDITAQRDAEATQKKLREQLTQAQKLDSIGRLAGGVAHDFNNMLQAILGNIAIALEDLPPDSPVRENLREVEQAAQRSAELTRQLLAFARKQNVSPMVLDLNQTVTDMLKMLRRLIGENIQLDWKPGANLWHVFMDPGQLDQILANLCVNARDAISAHGLITIETANASLDTTYAATHAEVAPGDYVMLAVTDNGSGMDARTKAHLFEPFFTTKEPGKGTGLGLATVFGIVKQNRGLINVYSEPGQGSTFKVYLPRASQNAAPEIASPPATLRRGNETILVVEDEAQVLALAERILSHHGYTVLSAHTPQEALRIAEQHPGTIHLLITDVIMPGMNGRELYLQLLPNRPNLRCLYMSGYTANVIAHQGIVDPGVNFIEKPFTIQSLLGKLNLALEAPAASQ from the coding sequence ATGAGTGCCAATGCTGCGTCCGTTCATGGCCGGGTCTTTGTTGCGCATCGCAACGCTCAAACCGCCCGCCAAGCCTGTCAGGAATTAAAGGCCGCCGGCTATCTTTCAGACTGGGCCACCACCGGCCAGGAGACCTTGACAGCCCTTCACATCTCTCCTGCAGACCTGTTGCTGCTCGATCCCTTCCTCACCAGCCCCGCCTCACCTGAAGTCGTTCGCCAATGCAAGAACTGTTTCCCGCAAGCTCACGGTTTGCTGCTGATTACCCTCGAGGAACAACCCTTGAGCCGCGAAGGAGCTCAGGGCATGGAAGCCGGCGCCGACGGCTGCCTCGCCGGCCCTCTCTCAGGCTCCGCCTTTTTGGCGCAAGTGCATGCCTTCCACCGTTTCCACCAACAAGGCGAAGATTGGAAAAAACGGGCGGCCGACAGCGAGTTACAAAAGCAACACCTCGCCCAGCGCATGGAAGCCAGCCAGCACGAGCTGGCCCACCTCCAGACAATCCACCATCAGGCCGAAATCTCCCTCCAGCAGGCCCGCGCTGAAGAACTTCACAACCGCTCGCTCGCCCGCATGTTGGAAGGGCTGCTGGACGCCATTCCCGATGTCATCGGTGTGCTCGACAGCCAGCGCCGGGTCGTCCGCTACAATGCCGCTGGCTACCAATTCCTGGGATTGACTCCCGACCAGGCCAAAGGACGCCCCTGCTACGAACTCCTGGGCCGCCTCAAACCCTGCGCCGTGTGCGCCACCGCTGAATCCCTTCGCACCCGCGCCCCCGCGCAACTGGAAAAATACGTGCCCGAAATGGATTGCTGGCTCGACGTCCGCTCCTACCCCGTCCTCGATGACCACGGCGAAATCCTCTACGTCATCGAACACTTGCGCGACATTACCCACCAAAAAAAGGCCGAACAAGCCCTCCAGGAAAGCGAGGAACGCCTCCGCCTGGCCCTCGCCACCGCCAATGAAGGCTTGTACGACCTCAACATCGCCACCGGCGAAACCATCGTCAGCCCCGAATACGCCCGCATGTTGGGCTATGAACCCAAGGAATTCCACGAAACCAACGCCGCCTGGCGCGAACGCCTTCACCCAGACGACCGCGACCTCGTCTATGGCGTGTACCTGGACTACATCTCCGGCCAGCGCCCCGACTACCGCGTGGAATTTCGCCAGCGCGCCAAATCCGGCGAATGGAAATGGATTCTATCCGTCGGCAAAATTGTCCAGTTCGACAGCCAGGGCCGCCCCTTGCGCATGATTGGCACTCATACTGACATTACCGCCCAGCGCGACGCTGAAGCCACCCAGAAAAAATTGCGCGAACAACTCACCCAGGCCCAGAAACTGGACTCCATCGGCCGCCTCGCCGGCGGTGTGGCCCACGATTTCAATAACATGCTCCAGGCCATCCTTGGCAACATCGCCATCGCCCTGGAGGATTTGCCGCCTGACAGCCCCGTCCGCGAAAACCTGCGCGAAGTGGAACAGGCCGCCCAACGCTCCGCCGAACTGACCCGCCAGCTCCTCGCCTTCGCCCGCAAGCAAAACGTCTCCCCCATGGTCCTGGATTTGAACCAGACCGTCACCGACATGCTCAAAATGCTGCGCCGCTTGATTGGCGAAAATATTCAATTGGATTGGAAACCCGGCGCTAACCTCTGGCACGTCTTCATGGACCCCGGACAACTCGACCAAATCCTCGCCAACCTCTGCGTCAACGCCCGCGACGCCATCTCTGCCCACGGCCTCATCACCATCGAAACCGCCAACGCCTCCCTGGACACCACCTACGCCGCCACCCATGCCGAAGTCGCCCCCGGCGACTATGTCATGCTGGCCGTCACCGATAACGGCTCCGGCATGGATGCCCGTACCAAAGCCCATTTGTTCGAGCCTTTCTTCACCACCAAGGAACCCGGCAAAGGCACTGGTCTAGGCCTGGCCACCGTCTTTGGCATCGTCAAACAAAACCGCGGCCTGATTAACGTCTATAGCGAGCCAGGCCAGGGCTCCACCTTCAAAGTTTATTTGCCCCGTGCCTCCCAAAATGCCGCTCCAGAAATTGCCTCTCCCCCCGCCACCCTGCGCCGCGGCAACGAAACCATTTTAGTCGTGGAAGACGAAGCCCAGGTCCTCGCCCTCGCCGAGCGCATTCTATCCCACCACGGTTACACCGTCCTCTCCGCCCACACCCCCCAGGAGGCCCTCCGTATCGCCGAGCAACACCCCGGCACCATCCACCTCCTCATCACCGACGTCATCATGCCCGGCATGAATGGACGTGAACTCTACCTGCAACTCTTGCCCAACCGTCCCAACCTCCGCTGCCTCTATATGTCCGGCTACACCGCCAACGTCATCGCCCACCAGGGCATCGTGGACCCCGGCGTCAACTTCATCGAAAAACCCTTCACCATCCAAAGCCTGCTGGGCAAACTCAACCTCGCCCTCGAGGCCCCTGCCGCCTCTCAGTAG
- the metF gene encoding methylenetetrahydrofolate reductase [NAD(P)H] has translation MDLIAELYERGRATGRPVISFELFPPKTEQGWQQLVRQALPELMALAPDYFSVTYGAGGSTQERSLELVRVLAKDFQVNTLAHLTCVNATARQIEEVLGQFRAAGVRNILALRGDPPPEQKEFAPVEGGFSYAYQLVQLLKRMGGFSVGVAAFPEGHIACREGKRADWEHLAFKIGCGADFAITQLFFDNRHYFALQDFFRERGLQVPLVPGIIPILSAAQIQKFTALCGAEIPAALAQRLAEVAQNEAATVRLGIEYAVEQCRGLLGQGAPGIHFYCLNKAHSVREIVGRLGLRRVT, from the coding sequence ATGGACTTGATTGCGGAATTGTACGAACGGGGACGCGCGACGGGCCGGCCGGTGATTTCGTTTGAATTGTTTCCGCCCAAGACGGAGCAGGGGTGGCAGCAGTTGGTGCGGCAGGCGTTGCCGGAGTTAATGGCGCTGGCGCCGGATTACTTTTCGGTGACGTATGGAGCGGGCGGCAGCACGCAGGAGCGATCGCTGGAGCTGGTGCGGGTATTGGCGAAGGATTTCCAGGTGAACACCCTGGCGCATTTGACGTGTGTGAATGCAACGGCCCGGCAGATTGAGGAGGTGTTGGGGCAATTTCGGGCGGCTGGGGTGAGGAACATCCTGGCGTTGCGTGGGGATCCACCGCCGGAGCAGAAGGAGTTTGCGCCGGTGGAAGGGGGTTTCAGCTATGCCTATCAACTGGTGCAACTCTTGAAGCGGATGGGTGGTTTTAGTGTGGGGGTGGCGGCTTTTCCGGAAGGCCATATCGCGTGCCGTGAGGGGAAACGGGCGGATTGGGAGCATCTGGCATTCAAGATTGGGTGCGGGGCGGATTTTGCGATTACACAGTTATTTTTTGACAACCGGCATTATTTCGCCTTGCAGGACTTTTTCCGGGAGCGTGGTCTGCAAGTGCCGCTGGTGCCGGGGATTATTCCGATTTTGAGCGCGGCGCAGATTCAGAAATTCACGGCGTTGTGCGGGGCGGAGATTCCCGCGGCGCTGGCCCAGCGGCTGGCGGAGGTGGCGCAGAACGAGGCCGCGACGGTGCGGCTGGGCATTGAGTACGCGGTGGAGCAGTGCCGGGGGCTTTTGGGGCAGGGGGCGCCGGGCATTCATTTTTATTGTTTGAACAAGGCCCATTCGGTGAGGGAAATCGTGGGCCGATTGGGATTGAGGCGGGTGACATGA
- a CDS encoding efflux transporter outer membrane subunit, producing the protein MSGSVRGGWMMLGLLVVSGLAMGCRVAAPPRRAAPAVEVPAGWSAGPGVSGPVVAGWWQTLGSTGLAQVVEEALKANWDLRAAAARLEAAVAQARIAGAALAPRAGFDFSANRQERNFIGLPIPGAGNRVLTSRSTSYGATFSVSWEVDLWGRIRAGRQAALAEVQASAAEVAGAKLSLAAQTARAWVAAVEAAQQVELARQVLTNLQHTTAQVRRRYDQGLASSQADLRLAMANEAAARAAVAERQNVHERTVRQLEILLGRYPHGLFEAPAELPALPEPVPAGLPAELLERRPDLVAAERRLAAADARLLQAKAALYPRITLTTTGGTSTRDLVDLLDLDYKVWSLAANVVQPIFEGGRLRAEAAQARARAEQAMAEYARSMLQAFGEVETCLAVAAPLEARERELAEEYRQAEVAWRQAEERYRSGLESYLTVLAAQRQMINSQSQRLAVRRAMWENRLNLHLALGGGFDVPRVEGESAGREGKTAR; encoded by the coding sequence ATGAGCGGGAGTGTCAGAGGGGGGTGGATGATGCTGGGGCTGCTGGTGGTCAGCGGCCTGGCGATGGGGTGCCGCGTCGCCGCGCCTCCACGCCGTGCGGCTCCGGCGGTGGAGGTGCCAGCGGGGTGGAGCGCGGGCCCGGGGGTGTCCGGGCCGGTGGTGGCGGGGTGGTGGCAGACGCTGGGGAGCACGGGTTTAGCGCAGGTGGTGGAGGAGGCGCTGAAGGCGAACTGGGATTTGCGGGCGGCGGCGGCACGGTTGGAGGCGGCGGTGGCCCAGGCGCGCATTGCGGGGGCGGCGCTGGCGCCGCGGGCGGGCTTTGATTTCAGCGCGAATCGGCAGGAGCGCAATTTTATCGGGCTGCCCATTCCGGGAGCGGGCAACCGGGTGTTGACGTCGCGTTCGACGTCGTATGGCGCGACGTTCAGCGTGAGCTGGGAGGTGGATTTGTGGGGCCGCATTCGCGCGGGGCGGCAGGCGGCGTTGGCGGAGGTGCAGGCGAGCGCGGCCGAAGTGGCCGGGGCCAAACTCTCGCTGGCGGCGCAGACGGCGCGGGCGTGGGTGGCGGCGGTGGAGGCGGCGCAGCAGGTGGAGCTGGCGCGGCAAGTGCTGACCAATTTGCAGCACACGACGGCGCAGGTGCGGCGGCGGTATGATCAGGGGTTGGCTTCCAGTCAGGCAGACTTGCGGCTGGCCATGGCCAACGAGGCGGCGGCGCGGGCGGCCGTGGCGGAGCGGCAAAATGTCCACGAGCGCACGGTGCGGCAACTGGAGATATTGCTGGGGCGTTATCCGCATGGGCTTTTTGAGGCGCCTGCGGAGCTGCCGGCGCTGCCGGAGCCGGTGCCGGCGGGGCTGCCGGCGGAGCTGCTGGAGCGGCGTCCGGATTTGGTGGCGGCGGAGCGGCGGCTGGCGGCGGCGGATGCTCGATTGTTGCAGGCCAAGGCCGCATTGTATCCGCGCATCACGTTGACGACGACGGGCGGGACGAGCACGCGGGACCTGGTGGATTTGCTGGATTTGGATTACAAGGTGTGGTCGCTGGCGGCGAATGTGGTGCAGCCCATCTTTGAGGGAGGACGTTTGCGGGCGGAGGCGGCCCAGGCGCGGGCGCGGGCGGAGCAGGCGATGGCGGAGTATGCCCGGAGCATGTTGCAGGCCTTTGGGGAGGTGGAGACTTGTCTGGCAGTGGCGGCGCCGTTGGAGGCGCGGGAAAGGGAGTTGGCGGAAGAATATCGGCAGGCGGAGGTGGCGTGGCGGCAGGCTGAGGAGCGATACCGGAGCGGGCTGGAGAGTTACCTGACGGTGCTGGCCGCCCAGCGGCAAATGATCAACAGTCAAAGTCAGCGGCTGGCGGTGCGGCGGGCGATGTGGGAAAACCGGCTTAATTTGCATCTGGCCCTGGGCGGGGGCTTTGACGTGCCCCGGGTGGAGGGGGAGTCTGCCGGCCGGGAGGGGAAAACGGCGCGATGA